The sequence below is a genomic window from Acetobacter vaccinii.
GGTTGACAGGTTATGGCTTGCAGCCGCGCTTTCCTCCGCCACGGCCGCATTTTTCTGGGTCGTGAGTTCCATGTCACCCATCGCGATGTTCAGTTCCCCAATACTCGCCGCCTGCCCCTGGGCTGCGGCTGCAATATTGGATACCAGCACATTGATCTGCGTGACCTGCGACACAATGCGTTGCAGGGAACTCCCAGCCTCCAGCACCAAGGACACACCCGCCTTAACCTGCTTGCCCGATGTGCCGATAAGGGTTGCAATTTCCTTTGCAGCCTCGCCCGAACGCTGCGCCAGGATACGGACCTCGTTTGCCACCACGGCAAAACCTCGACCCGAATCCCCAGCCCGTGCGGCTTCGACGCTGGCGTTCAGAGCCAGAATATTGGTCTGGAACGCCAGATCGTTGATGATCCCGACAATACTGGTGATTTCCTTGGAGGATTCATCAATTTTGTTGATCGCTTCAATCGTTGTCTGCACCACAGCACCCGCATGCTCGGCATCAACCCGCGCGGCATTCACAACATCATGGGCCTGCTGGGTTTCGTCCGTGGTCTTACGCACCCGCTGCGTGATCTGTGTCAGCGCTGCGGATGTTTCTTCCAGCGTGGCTGCCTGCTGTTCTGTCCGGCGCGAGAGATCATCAGCACTTTGCTTGATCCCTTCCGCATTGGCCATGACATCCTTGGTGTTGTTCGAAATCTGGCGCATGGCCTGCTCAAGCTGCTCGGCCGTTGCGTTAAAGTTTTGTTGCAAGGCCGCAACACGCTCAGGCAAGCCCTGGACGCGGTGTGTCAGGTCACCCTCCGCCAGCGCCTTGAGTGCCAGGCTGACAGTCTGGATAACGTCCTGATCTTCCTTGGACCGAATTTCACGCTCGGCCTGCGCAGCCGCGCGCGCCTGATCGGCAATACCATTCAGATGTGCAAAGTAATGGTACATGACCACAGCAACATCTGACAGTACAGATCGGGTCAGACTACCAACCAGTTCGCTCATATTGCCACGGAAACGGGGCTTCTTGCTCACAAGTGTCTGGAGGAGCCCGCCCGCATAGCGCGAATAAACCTGGCTCAGATAGCTGACGTAATCAACTTTCTCCGCCAGCCGGTGGGTGATTTTTTCCTGAATACCAAAGTAGGTATCATTGAAATCCCCCCGGCTGATGCAAGCAAATTTCTGGGTTTCTTCCGCCAGCACGTCACGCGGCATCTGCTGCAACGACGGGTCGGCTGCCCTATAGGCCGCAAGCAGGATCTGCTCCAGATCCTTATGTACAATGTCCCAGACAAGCTGTCCGCTTTTCTGGTCCGCGCTGCTCCATGGAAGA
It includes:
- a CDS encoding methyl-accepting chemotaxis protein, which translates into the protein MTDIKETLLPWSSADQKSGQLVWDIVHKDLEQILLAAYRAADPSLQQMPRDVLAEETQKFACISRGDFNDTYFGIQEKITHRLAEKVDYVSYLSQVYSRYAGGLLQTLVSKKPRFRGNMSELVGSLTRSVLSDVAVVMYHYFAHLNGIADQARAAAQAEREIRSKEDQDVIQTVSLALKALAEGDLTHRVQGLPERVAALQQNFNATAEQLEQAMRQISNNTKDVMANAEGIKQSADDLSRRTEQQAATLEETSAALTQITQRVRKTTDETQQAHDVVNAARVDAEHAGAVVQTTIEAINKIDESSKEITSIVGIINDLAFQTNILALNASVEAARAGDSGRGFAVVANEVRILAQRSGEAAKEIATLIGTSGKQVKAGVSLVLEAGSSLQRIVSQVTQINVLVSNIAAAAQGQAASIGELNIAMGDMELTTQKNAAVAEESAAASHNLSTMANELTRLVAQFTIGHGGGQGIGRSGMALLEGGKTRQAIGF